In Aquimarina spinulae, a single window of DNA contains:
- a CDS encoding DNA/RNA non-specific endonuclease: MNRKYLYPMLIIIVTVGFYYFEGYIENNDFTEKKTKNTTDLGFYYLPTSTTGAIIVHDFYSLSYSEKHEQAEWVAYELKKEHLSTNEFKRPFFEEDRKVKSSSADWRNYKKSGYDRGHLCPAGDRRFTYQAFEETFLTSNITPQNHEFNSGIWNYLEQKIRYWAKAYDGVYIITGGILSEDLPTIGYEHISVPKQFYKIVFNNSSTNPKMIAFLIPHKDTKTPLKNFVVPVDEIEKLTGIDFFTSLEDKVENQLEASSATQGWKF; this comes from the coding sequence ATGAATAGAAAATATCTGTATCCAATGTTGATTATTATAGTCACTGTTGGGTTTTATTACTTTGAAGGGTATATTGAAAATAATGATTTTACAGAGAAGAAAACTAAAAACACGACTGATTTAGGCTTTTATTACCTTCCGACATCTACCACAGGAGCTATAATAGTTCATGATTTTTATTCATTATCATATTCTGAAAAACATGAACAGGCAGAATGGGTAGCTTATGAATTGAAAAAAGAACATTTATCTACAAATGAATTTAAGCGACCTTTTTTTGAAGAAGATAGAAAAGTAAAATCGTCTTCTGCAGATTGGCGCAATTACAAAAAATCTGGATATGATAGAGGGCATTTATGTCCGGCTGGTGATAGGAGATTTACATATCAGGCCTTTGAAGAGACATTTCTTACTTCGAACATTACACCTCAAAATCATGAGTTTAATAGCGGTATCTGGAATTATTTGGAACAAAAAATAAGATATTGGGCCAAAGCGTATGATGGAGTATATATAATAACAGGTGGTATATTATCAGAAGATCTTCCTACAATTGGGTATGAACATATCTCTGTGCCTAAACAATTTTATAAAATTGTATTTAATAATTCTTCCACTAATCCAAAAATGATTGCTTTTTTGATACCACATAAAGATACTAAAACACCTTTAAAAAACTTTGTTGTGCCTGTAGACGAAATCGAAAAATTAACAGGGATCGATTTTTTTACATCATTAGAGGATAAAGTAGAGAACCAATTAGAAGCTTCTTCTGCTACCCAAGGATGGAAGTTTTAA
- the mreD gene encoding rod shape-determining protein MreD: MNRDTLLHIIRFIVLVLIQVFILNHINFLGYLNPYIYIIFILMAPININKGLFLVVSFMLGLIIDMFGDSGGVHAAACTVIAFFRPVALRSVFGLSYEFQTVKLSNVGFGERFAYVILMVLTHHIVLFSLEIFNFSHILLIIKKTLFSSLFTIVITMLVLVLFRRNDS, encoded by the coding sequence ATGAACAGGGATACTTTACTACATATCATTAGATTCATTGTTTTGGTTTTAATTCAGGTATTTATCTTAAACCATATTAATTTTTTAGGATACCTAAACCCATATATCTATATCATTTTTATTCTTATGGCCCCTATCAATATTAATAAAGGGCTTTTTCTTGTAGTAAGTTTTATGTTAGGATTGATCATAGATATGTTTGGTGATTCTGGAGGCGTACATGCCGCCGCATGTACAGTTATTGCATTTTTTCGTCCAGTAGCATTGCGATCGGTATTTGGGCTTAGTTATGAGTTTCAAACCGTAAAACTAAGCAATGTTGGATTTGGTGAACGTTTTGCTTATGTAATCTTAATGGTTTTAACACATCATATTGTACTTTTCTCGTTAGAAATTTTTAACTTCTCTCACATACTATTAATCATTAAAAAAACGTTATTTTCTAGTTTATTTACAATAGTGATTACCATGCTGGTTTTGGTATTGTTTAGAAGAAATGATTCATGA
- a CDS encoding ABC transporter permease yields MPKAKSNSLSILALQKFKKNFWGVLSFYFIVLCAIIAIFAYVLAPDDSQNANQMHLSIHSKPPGFEVKMLTIPSQDVSDQSFLNKIFFGEKNTDTEIPIDRYTIQNNTIEISPYSEGEVIELSKEIKFERFPKGLTTQEITDTYIETQTFILGTDKYGRDLLSRMLVGIRISFSIGFVAVLISLILGISLGAIAGYYGGKVDAMIMWLINVTWSIPTLLLVIAITLALGKGFWQVFIAVGLTMWVEVARVVRGQVLSVKQMQYVTAAKALGFTNFRIITKHILPNSLAPVIVISAANFAGAILIESGLSFLGIGAQPPMPSWGAMIKDHYSYIILGKAYLAIIPGLGIMSLVMAFMLIGNALRDALDVKG; encoded by the coding sequence ATGCCCAAAGCAAAATCAAACTCTTTAAGTATACTGGCGCTCCAAAAATTCAAGAAGAATTTTTGGGGCGTCTTGAGTTTTTATTTTATTGTTCTTTGTGCAATTATAGCGATTTTTGCTTATGTATTGGCTCCCGATGATTCTCAGAATGCAAATCAGATGCATTTATCTATTCATTCTAAACCTCCCGGGTTTGAAGTTAAAATGCTCACTATTCCTTCTCAGGACGTATCTGATCAATCCTTTTTAAATAAAATCTTTTTTGGAGAAAAAAATACAGATACAGAGATCCCTATTGACCGATATACCATACAAAATAATACAATAGAAATTTCCCCTTATAGTGAGGGAGAGGTTATAGAACTGTCAAAAGAAATCAAATTTGAACGTTTTCCTAAAGGATTAACAACGCAAGAAATTACAGATACCTATATAGAAACACAGACCTTTATTCTGGGTACCGATAAATACGGAAGAGACTTGTTAAGTAGAATGTTGGTCGGTATTAGGATTTCATTTTCTATTGGCTTTGTGGCTGTGCTAATTTCACTGATTCTTGGGATATCGTTAGGGGCTATCGCTGGATATTACGGAGGTAAAGTAGATGCTATGATCATGTGGTTAATAAATGTTACTTGGTCAATACCTACATTATTATTGGTTATTGCTATTACTTTGGCCCTGGGAAAAGGGTTTTGGCAGGTTTTTATTGCGGTTGGGTTAACCATGTGGGTAGAAGTGGCTCGTGTAGTTAGAGGACAGGTATTAAGCGTAAAACAAATGCAATATGTGACTGCTGCAAAAGCATTAGGATTTACCAATTTTAGAATTATCACAAAACATATACTACCCAATAGTTTAGCACCGGTAATTGTAATTTCTGCAGCGAACTTTGCAGGAGCTATTCTTATCGAAAGTGGTTTGAGTTTTCTGGGAATAGGAGCACAACCACCAATGCCAAGTTGGGGTGCGATGATCAAAGATCATTATTCTTATATCATCTTAGGTAAAGCATATCTTGCCATTATACCTGGATTAGGTATTATGAGTCTGGTAATGGCATTTATGCTAATAGGAAATGCACTAAGAGATGCATTAGATGTGAAAGGGTAA
- a CDS encoding vitamin K epoxide reductase family protein: MNNTIEKIVESVLVQNRIGNYTKKDLELQLQIHPSYPSFQSITDTLDYFDIDNIAVEIPMDALDQLPKSFISLITVENAEEIVTVIKKSDSIELKHSSLKKKKFTFNEFKEIWIPKVIAVEYNAKQKLISNQSLIQNVLLVGLAASLIFAFYGRSWDINQAFFLLLSFTGVVFSFFAVRESLGIQSQAMHQFCTSVGNTNCGEVINNNSGQLFKNFSLADAGIVFFGSMSLYQLFYGFNSILLIPSLIGIPFILYSIYSQALIVKKWCAVCLAMGSISLGLAIIAILNIPFNIDISAVVSFIMLSSLFALAYLYTKEKVKENKKFKADNFKLNHFKRDGQIYNHLLSISEKIEDNATIPNEIILGNPNASFKIISLTNPMCGYCKDAFEAYTRVLKAMGDKLQISIRLNVKTEDPDDKATQIALILLEIYYSKGPDEFIIAYNKWFADRTHSKWIKEYGIPQDVQNHLEVLKKQSEWAQKNNLYYTPASLINNTLYPKKYNYNEFFYFMSMMTENQEDTVSEVREPLET, from the coding sequence ATGAATAATACTATTGAAAAAATTGTAGAAAGTGTTTTGGTCCAAAACAGAATTGGAAATTATACCAAAAAGGATCTGGAACTACAATTACAAATACACCCCAGTTACCCAAGTTTTCAATCTATTACAGATACTTTAGATTATTTTGATATTGATAATATCGCTGTAGAGATTCCTATGGATGCTTTGGATCAACTGCCCAAAAGTTTTATTTCATTAATCACGGTAGAAAATGCAGAGGAAATCGTTACGGTAATCAAAAAAAGTGATAGTATAGAACTTAAACACTCCAGCCTTAAAAAAAAGAAATTTACTTTTAATGAGTTTAAAGAAATTTGGATTCCCAAGGTAATTGCTGTTGAGTATAATGCCAAGCAAAAACTTATTTCTAATCAATCTCTTATTCAAAACGTATTACTTGTCGGACTAGCAGCTAGTTTAATTTTTGCTTTTTACGGTAGGTCCTGGGATATTAATCAAGCATTCTTTTTACTATTATCATTTACAGGAGTTGTTTTTAGTTTTTTCGCTGTACGAGAAAGTCTAGGCATACAGTCACAAGCTATGCATCAATTTTGTACATCGGTCGGAAATACAAATTGTGGGGAGGTTATAAACAATAATAGTGGTCAACTTTTTAAGAATTTTTCTTTAGCTGATGCAGGAATTGTTTTCTTTGGTTCTATGTCACTATATCAATTATTTTATGGTTTCAATAGTATATTACTTATCCCATCGTTAATAGGAATTCCGTTTATTTTATATTCTATTTATTCTCAAGCATTAATTGTAAAAAAATGGTGTGCAGTATGTTTGGCTATGGGTTCTATATCTCTTGGGTTAGCTATCATAGCCATACTTAATATTCCGTTTAATATCGATATTTCGGCTGTAGTTAGTTTTATAATGTTATCATCATTATTTGCTTTAGCTTATTTGTATACTAAAGAAAAAGTAAAAGAAAATAAAAAGTTTAAAGCCGATAACTTTAAGCTAAATCATTTCAAAAGAGATGGGCAGATTTATAACCATTTACTTAGTATTTCAGAAAAAATCGAAGATAATGCGACTATCCCAAATGAAATCATTTTAGGTAACCCCAATGCAAGCTTTAAAATTATTAGTCTTACCAATCCTATGTGTGGATATTGTAAAGATGCTTTTGAGGCTTACACGCGTGTATTAAAAGCTATGGGAGATAAACTTCAAATTAGTATTCGTTTAAATGTTAAAACAGAAGATCCCGATGATAAAGCTACACAAATAGCTCTTATCCTTTTAGAAATATATTATAGTAAGGGGCCAGATGAGTTTATTATTGCTTATAACAAGTGGTTTGCAGACAGAACTCATAGTAAATGGATAAAAGAATATGGCATCCCTCAAGACGTTCAAAATCATCTCGAAGTTTTGAAAAAACAATCCGAATGGGCTCAAAAAAACAATCTCTATTATACTCCTGCATCGCTTATTAACAATACATTATATCCTAAAAAATATAATTACAATGAGTTTTTCTACTTTATGAGTATGATGACAGAAAATCAAGAAGATACCGTTTCTGAGGTTCGAGAACCTCTTGAAACCTAA
- the mrdA gene encoding penicillin-binding protein 2: MRKLLLYLIIITTGIVFVARLFYLQIYNTSFASLSEDNAIKVIYDYPQRGAIYDRNGRLLVTNQPSYDVMVIPRELKPFDTLEFCSILNIGKDKLIKRLKKARVYSPRVPSIVIPQLTKDEYAYLQEKMRKFEGFYIQKRSLRDYQTVNAANVLGYIGEVNERLIKEDPYYLSGDLIGIDGVEKQYENELRGIKGVKRIQKDRFNRDIGPYKNGKFDTLPVNGKDLTLTLDSKLQAYGQKLMQNKRGGIVALEPSTGEILALVTAPTYKPELLVGRKRSPNFTKLVYDTIAIPLFDRGLKAEYPPGSPFKTVNALIALQEGVIDTQESISCRMGYYYGKNGRKLGCHSHRSPLNMIPGIANSCNAYFATVYRRIIEKYDTPQEGMETWRKHVESFGLGNYLGYDLPTGKRGKVPTAKYYNKIYQYPTYKWYASATLSNAIGQGEVLSTPIQLANMTAAIANRGHYFTPHIIKAIDGKPIENENYTIPKVTTINKEHFEPVVEGMYQVYTQGTARSLQVEGIEICGKTGTAENFTKIDGKKTQLTDHSVFVAFAPKDNPKIAIAVFVENGYWGARYAGKIASLMIEQHTNGVISRTDLEDWILTHSLEEEYAKPYSGEPFKINQ; this comes from the coding sequence ATGAGAAAATTACTACTCTACCTAATAATTATTACTACTGGTATTGTCTTTGTTGCAAGGTTATTTTATTTGCAGATATACAATACTTCTTTTGCCTCGTTATCAGAAGATAATGCGATCAAAGTAATTTATGATTACCCTCAAAGAGGAGCTATTTATGATCGAAATGGAAGGTTACTGGTCACCAACCAACCTTCATACGATGTTATGGTTATTCCCAGAGAATTAAAACCTTTTGATACTTTAGAGTTTTGTTCTATTCTTAATATCGGTAAAGATAAACTTATAAAAAGGCTTAAAAAAGCTAGAGTCTATTCTCCAAGAGTACCTTCTATAGTTATACCACAATTGACCAAAGATGAGTATGCCTATCTTCAGGAAAAAATGAGGAAATTTGAAGGTTTTTATATTCAAAAACGTTCATTAAGGGATTATCAAACTGTTAATGCTGCAAACGTATTAGGGTATATTGGTGAAGTAAACGAAAGGTTAATAAAAGAAGATCCTTATTACCTCTCTGGAGATCTTATTGGTATTGATGGTGTAGAAAAACAATATGAGAATGAGCTTAGGGGTATCAAAGGAGTAAAACGAATTCAAAAAGATCGGTTTAATAGAGATATAGGGCCATATAAAAATGGAAAATTTGACACTCTTCCTGTAAATGGAAAAGATCTTACCTTAACTCTGGATTCAAAACTACAGGCATATGGACAAAAACTTATGCAAAACAAACGAGGAGGTATTGTAGCTCTAGAACCTTCTACAGGAGAAATATTGGCTTTGGTAACAGCTCCAACATACAAACCAGAATTATTAGTAGGAAGAAAACGGTCTCCGAATTTCACCAAATTAGTTTATGACACTATTGCTATACCACTTTTTGATAGAGGTCTAAAAGCCGAATACCCTCCGGGATCACCATTTAAAACAGTTAATGCATTGATAGCATTACAGGAAGGGGTAATTGATACCCAGGAAAGTATTTCTTGCAGAATGGGGTATTATTATGGAAAAAATGGAAGAAAACTTGGTTGTCATTCCCACAGAAGCCCTTTAAATATGATTCCAGGTATAGCTAATTCTTGTAATGCATATTTTGCAACAGTATACAGAAGAATTATTGAAAAGTATGACACTCCGCAAGAAGGAATGGAAACTTGGAGAAAACATGTTGAAAGTTTTGGCTTAGGGAATTATTTGGGTTATGATTTACCAACAGGAAAAAGAGGGAAAGTGCCAACCGCAAAATATTACAATAAGATTTATCAATATCCAACTTATAAATGGTATGCATCTGCTACATTGTCTAATGCTATAGGACAAGGAGAAGTACTTTCTACTCCTATACAGTTAGCAAATATGACTGCTGCGATTGCAAACAGGGGACATTATTTTACTCCGCATATTATAAAAGCAATAGATGGCAAGCCCATAGAAAACGAAAATTATACTATTCCTAAAGTTACAACAATTAACAAAGAGCATTTTGAACCTGTGGTAGAAGGAATGTATCAGGTATATACCCAAGGTACTGCTCGATCCTTACAAGTCGAAGGTATTGAGATATGTGGAAAAACAGGAACAGCAGAAAACTTTACCAAAATTGATGGTAAAAAAACCCAACTTACCGATCATTCTGTTTTTGTAGCATTTGCTCCAAAAGATAATCCCAAAATAGCAATAGCTGTATTTGTCGAAAACGGATATTGGGGTGCTCGTTATGCAGGAAAAATTGCTTCACTAATGATAGAACAACATACAAACGGGGTCATCTCTAGAACAGATTTAGAAGATTGGATTCTCACACACAGTCTCGAAGAAGAATATGCCAAACCCTACAGTGGCGAACCATTTAAAATTAATCAATAA
- the rodA gene encoding rod shape-determining protein RodA, with protein MARSSVAAIDWVTVLLFLLLVGFGWVNIYSASSENEAFSLADFSHAYVRQAYWILFSIVLIIITQAIEAKFYERFAGLIYVISLLSLLGLFVFGKNINGATSWYQIGPAGLQPSEFAKACTALALAKFLSDMQTNIKILGYQVRAFLIIVIPAVFIIPQPDPGSALVYAAFFFPLYREGLATIYLIVGASAAGLFIFTLLFNPIWVVLVVAAIMLFILIRNRKRKPKYSRYLLTIIVVAGFCFSVNYIFNHVFEQRHRDRFNIVLGKEVDSKDKGYNINQSQIAIGSGGWTGKGWKEGTQTKGRFVPEQRTDYIFSTVGEEWGFLGATMIIILFILLLIRLIHLAERQKSQFSRVYGYSVVGILFIHFTINIGMVTGLIPTIGIPLPFFSYGGSSLWGFTILLFIFIKLDANRVNEW; from the coding sequence ATGGCAAGATCCAGTGTAGCTGCAATAGATTGGGTAACAGTCTTATTATTTTTATTACTTGTTGGTTTTGGGTGGGTAAACATCTACTCTGCTTCTTCTGAGAATGAAGCCTTCTCATTAGCTGATTTTTCACATGCATATGTTAGACAAGCCTATTGGATTTTATTCAGCATAGTATTGATTATTATCACTCAGGCTATAGAGGCAAAATTTTATGAACGCTTTGCTGGATTAATTTATGTAATATCATTACTATCATTATTAGGTCTTTTTGTATTTGGAAAAAATATAAATGGTGCGACATCCTGGTATCAGATTGGGCCTGCCGGGTTACAACCTTCAGAGTTTGCCAAAGCATGTACAGCATTAGCCCTGGCTAAATTCTTAAGTGATATGCAAACTAATATAAAAATTCTTGGCTATCAGGTTAGAGCTTTTTTAATTATTGTAATACCAGCCGTATTTATTATACCCCAGCCCGATCCGGGAAGTGCATTGGTATATGCTGCTTTTTTCTTTCCATTATACAGAGAAGGTCTGGCCACTATATATCTAATTGTTGGAGCTTCTGCTGCAGGATTATTTATCTTCACATTGCTTTTTAATCCAATATGGGTAGTTCTTGTGGTTGCAGCTATTATGCTATTTATACTTATTAGAAATAGAAAACGAAAACCGAAATACTCAAGATATCTTCTTACCATTATTGTAGTAGCCGGATTTTGTTTTTCGGTTAATTATATCTTTAACCACGTATTCGAACAAAGGCACAGAGATCGATTCAATATTGTTTTAGGCAAAGAAGTAGATTCAAAAGATAAAGGCTATAATATCAATCAAAGTCAGATCGCTATTGGTAGCGGTGGCTGGACTGGCAAAGGATGGAAAGAAGGAACACAGACTAAAGGACGTTTCGTTCCAGAACAACGTACCGATTATATATTCAGTACCGTTGGTGAAGAGTGGGGTTTTCTGGGCGCCACTATGATTATAATTCTATTTATTTTATTATTAATTCGACTTATCCATCTAGCCGAAAGACAAAAATCTCAATTTAGCCGCGTATATGGTTACAGTGTAGTTGGTATCTTATTTATTCATTTTACAATAAACATAGGAATGGTAACAGGATTAATACCGACTATTGGGATTCCTCTTCCTTTTTTTAGTTATGGAGGGTCTAGCTTATGGGGATTTACAATTTTACTCTTTATTTTTATTAAACTAGACGCTAATCGAGTAAATGAGTGGTAA